The proteins below are encoded in one region of Rhododendron vialii isolate Sample 1 chromosome 7a, ASM3025357v1:
- the LOC131332379 gene encoding sodium/hydrogen exchanger 2-like, translating into MASSLNSVLGKLEIVSTSDHASVVSMSLFVALLCACIVIGHLLEESRWMNESIVALLIGLCTGFVILLSSRWKSSRILVFSEDLFFIYLLPPIIFNAGFQVKKKQFFRNFITIVMFGAVGTLISWAVISLGVKQIFGKMDIGFQDVGDYFAIGAIFSATDSVCTLQVLNQDETPLLYSLVFGEGVVNDATSVVLFNAIESFDVTNVNPTIALHFMGNFFHLFFTSTMLGVLTGLLSAYIIKKLYIGRHSTDREVALMMLMAYLSYMIAELFYLSGILTVFFCGIVMSHYTWHNVTESSRITTKHAFATLSFVAEIFIFLYVGMDALDIEKWKLMSDRPGTSVAVSSILLGLILVGRAAFVFPLSFLSNLSKKTQNEKIGFKQQVTIWWAGLMRGAVSMALAYNKFTSSGHTHLQGHAVMITSTITVVLFSTVVFGLLTKPLVRLLLPKQSGSTLSSEPGTPKSPFTMPLLEGGEDRHTNEDVGGDKIPRPSSLRLLLTTPTHTVHRLWRKFDDTFMRPVFGGRGFVPQVPSSPPEQQFVN; encoded by the exons ATGGCTTCCTCATTGAATTCTGTACTGGGAAAGTTGGAAATAGTATCCACTTCGGATCATGCTTCGGTTGTGTCCATGAGTTTATTCGTGGCTCTGCTCTGCGCTTGCATTGTAATCGGTCATCTGCTCGAGGAGAGCCGGTGGATGAATGAGTCCATCGTTGCCCTTTTGATT GGTCTGTGCACCGGATTCGTAATTTTGCTTTCAAGTAGATGGAAAAGCTCTCGAATCCTTGTCTTCAGTGAAGATCTTTTCTTTATATATCTTCTTCCACCTATTATATTCAATGCCGG GTTTCAGGTGAAAAAGAAGCAATTTTTCCGTAACTTCATCACCATTGTGATGTTCGGTGCTGTTGGTACACTGATTTCCTGGGCCGTCATATCATTAG GTGTCAAAcagatttttggaaaaatggacATTGGCTTCCAGGATGTTGGGGATTATTTTG CCATCGGAGCAATATTTTCTGCAACAGATTCAGTTTGCACATTACAG GTGCTTAATCAGGATGAGACACCTCTTCTTTACAGTCTGGTATTTGGGGAAGGCGTCGTGAATGATGCTACATCAGTTGTGCTTTTCAATGCAATCGAAAGCTTTGACGTTACAAATGTCAATCCCACGATTGCCCTCCATTTTATGGGCAActtctttcatttattttttacgAGCACTATGCTGGGAGTACtt ACTGGGCTGCTTAGTGCCTACATCATCAAAAAGCTGTATATTGGCAG GCACTCAACAGATCGCGAGGTCGCTCTTATGATGCTTATGGCCTACCTTTCGTATATGATAGCTGAA CTGTTCTATTTAAGTGGCATTCTAACGGTATTTTTCTGTGGGATCGTGATGTCCCATTACACATGGCACAATGTGACAGAGAGTTCGAGGATCACCACAAA GCATGCTTTTGCGACATTGTCATTTGTTGCTGAGATTTTTATATTTCTCTACGTTGGTATGGATGCTCTGGACATTGAAAAATGGAAGTTAATGAGTGATAG GCCTGGAACATCAGTTGCAGTGAGTTCAATACTGCTCGGCCTAATTTTAGTTGGAAGGGCAGCTTTTGTTTTCCCCTTATCCTTCTTATCTAACTTATCCAAGaaaactcaaaatgaaaaaatcggCTTCAAGCAGCAA GTCACGATATGGTGGGCTGGTCTTATGAGAGGTGCTGTGTCTATGGCACTTGCTTATAATAAG TTCACTAGCTCAGGACATACTCACTTGCAAGGACATGCAGTGATGATCACCAGCACAATTACTGTTGTTCTTTTTAGCACAGTG GTTTTTGGTTTATTGACGAAACCACTTGTAAGGCTGTTGCTTCCAAAGCAGTCAGGCAGCACTTTATCATCGGAGCCCGGAACTCCGAAGTCGCCATTTACCATGCCTCTTCTCGAAGGTGGAGAAGATAGGCATACTAATGAAGATGTGGGTGGCGATAAAATCCCCCGCCCAAGTAGCCTTCGATTACTTTTGACCACCCCAACTCACACTGTGCATCGCCTTTGGCGTAAGTTTGACGATACCTTCATGCGACCTGTGTTTGGCGGCCGGGGTTTTGTTCCCCAGGTTCCCAGTTCACCACCAGAACAACAGTTTGTCAACTAA
- the LOC131332377 gene encoding putative pentatricopeptide repeat-containing protein At3g08820 — MTPNALEIKKILLLFQDGVGLGGGLNWLKHVHARLIRLSLDQDNYLLNLILKSCFNHSANTAHYTQLIFDQTHQPNMYLYNTMIRGLVSHDHFDQSIEFYHLMRKEGFLPNHFTFPFVLKACGRLSDYQLGVKLHTLVVKAGFVCNVFVKTGLVCLYAKCGYLESARKVFDEIPEKNVVPCTALISGYIDVGRFGEAVGVFVELLEMGLRPDSYTFVRVLSAVTQLGDLDTGEWIHRYVVDAGMGRNVFIGTALVDMYAKFGNMDRARSVFERMPEKDIVSWSAMIQGYASNGLPKVALDQFYCMQRENLRPDRYTMVGVLSACAKLGALELGDWARSLMEENEFLTNPVLGTALIDMYGKCGKMASAWGVFQGMKDRDIVVWNAVISSLAMNGHVKSAFCLFGQLEKFGIHPNESTFLGLLCGCTHAGLVSDGRKYFNGMKQTYSLTPAIEHYGCMADLLGRAGLLDEAHKLIKSMPMEANAIVWGALLGGCRVHKNTQLAEIVLERLIELEPWNASNYVLLSNMYSVNLRWGDAEKIRSDMIERGIRKTPGCSWIDVDGVVNEFLVGDKSHPLSNKIYAKLDELSKELKAAGFVPTTEFVLFDIEEEEKEHFLGCHSEKLAIAFALICTTPDYVIRVVKNLRVCGDCHAAIKLISKITGREIIVRDNNRFHSFIDGSCSCNDYW; from the coding sequence GAGTAGGATTAGGCGGTGGCCTGAACTGGCTCAAGCATGTCCACGCTCGCCTTATCCGCCTCAGCCTCGACCAAGACAACTATCTTCTCAACCTCATCTTGAAATCTTGCTTCAATCATTCAGCTAACACTGCTCACTACACCCAACTCATCTTCGACCAAACCCACCAACCCAACATGTATCTCTACAACACCATGATAAGGGGCCTGGTTTCCCACGACCACTTCGACCAATCCATCGAGTTCTACCATTTGATGCGAAAAGAGGGCTTTTTACCCAACCATTTCACTTTCCCCTTCGTTTTGAAAGCGTGCGGCAGGCTTTCGGATTACCAGTTGGGTGTGAAGCTCCACACCCTAGTCGTGAAAGCCGGCTTCGTTTGCAACGTGTTTGTTAAGACCGGTTTGGTGTGTTTGTACGCGAAATGCGGCTACTTGGAAAGTGCCCGcaaagtgtttgatgaaatACCTGAAAAGAATGTTGTACCTTGTACTGCGTTGATTAGTGGGTACATTGATGTTGGGCGATTCGGGGAAGCTGTTGGCGTGTTTGTGGAGTTGTTGGAGATGGGTTTGAGGCCTGATAGTTACACATTTGTTCGGGTTTTATCTGCAGTTACTCAGTTAGGAGATTTGGATACTGGAGAGTGGATACATAGGTATGTAGTAGATGCCGGTATGGGGAGGAATGTGTTTATAGGGACGGCTTTAGTGGATATGTACGCCAAGTTTGGGAACATGGATAGAGCTCGTAGTGTTTTTGAGAGGATGCCGGAGAAGGATATAGTTTCTTGGAGTGCCATGATTCAAGGCTATGCGTCAAATGGACTCCCGAAAGTAGCCCTAGACCAATTTTACTGCATGCAAAGAGAGAATCTAAGACCTGATCGGTATACCATGGTTGGAGTTCTTTCCGCTTGCGCTAAGCTAGGAGCACTAGAATTAGGTGATTGGGCGCGTAGcttaatggaggaaaatgagtttttgacTAACCCTGTACTAGGCACAGCACTAATTGACATGTATGGAAAATGTGGGAAGATGGCTTCAGCTTGGGGAGTCTTCCAAGGAATGAAGGATAGAGACATTGTGGTCTGGAATGCTGTAATATCTAGCCTTGCCATGAATGGTCATGTGAAATCTGCATTTTGCCTATTTGGTCAGCTAGAGAAATTCGGGATACATCCTAACGAGAGTACCTTCCTTGGCCTGCTTTGTGGGTGTACGCATGCGGGTCTTGTTAGTGATGGTCGTAAGTATTTTAATGGCATGAAGCAAACCTATTCTTTGACACCTGCTATTGAGCATTATGGATGTATGGCTGATCTTCTTGGCCGTGCCGGGCTGTTAGATGAAgcccataaattgataaagagCATGCCAATGGAGGCTAATGCCATTGTTTGGGGAGCCTTGTTGGGTGGATGTAGGGTACATAAGAATACACAGCTGGCTGAAATTGTATTAGAACGGTTGATTGAGTTGGAACCCTGGAATGCGAGTAATTATGTGCTCTTGTCAAATATGTACTCCGTAAATCTTAGATGGGGTGATGCAGAAAAAATCAGATCGGATATGATTGAAAGAGGTATCAGGAAAACTCCTGGTTGCAGTTGGATTGACGTAGATGGAGTTGTCAACGAGTTCCTTGTGGGTGACAAGTCTCATCCCCTATCAAATAAGATATATGCAAAACTTGATGAATTGAGTAAGGAATTGAAAGCAGCTGGTTTTGTTCCAACGACAGAATTCGTGCTCTTTGATATTGAAGAAGAGGAGAAGGAACATTTCCTTGGTTGTCATAGTGAGAAGCTGGCAATTGCATTTGCCCTTATTTGTACTACCCCAGATTATGTAATTCGAGTTGTGAAAAACCTTCGGGTCTGTGGTGATTGTCATGCAGCCATAAAACTCATCTCCAAGATTACAGGTAGAGAGATAATAGTTAGGGACAATAACCGTTTCCATTCTTTTATTGACGGGTCATGCTCATGTAATGATTATTggtga